Proteins encoded within one genomic window of Armatimonadota bacterium:
- a CDS encoding ATP-dependent DNA ligase: MKLSKLADHFEILDKTTSRNALIEELAKLFKESNDPEEIRKIVYLSEGILLPAYEGVEIGISEQLMARAIAEATGESIEHIRKLYQKLGDYGLVAEHLIKWDGKGLTIGQAYEALLNIAQITGKGSIEAKVSELASLIRQLSPKEARYLIRIAIGKLRLGIGDPTIIDGLSLAYGENEQLPALLERAYNISGDMGRVAYILYKEGPEELEKLKVQVGSPIRMELAERAPDVETILKRLGKCSSEPKYDGFRAQIHKNGDIVQIFTRNLENATTMFPDIIEATLKHINARQAIFEGEAVSFDPETGEFHPFQITVRRKRKHLIEEKEEELPLKLMVFDCLFVDGKEMIDEPYIERRKALQKIVSSNQTIQVTDALISDKPEEITAFFNLMVSSGLEGIIAKSLESPYRAGRRTFDWLKLKRSYQGKLADTVDCVIVGYFAGRGKRAKWGIGSLLCAVYDEKKDKFQTISRVASGLTDEDWVKMKQILDEIIVNEKPARVESLIEPDVWVEPRYVTEVLADEITRSPIHTAGRDDSDTGFALRFPRIIKAIRTDRRPEDATTVSEVKNLYETQRQVAMK, encoded by the coding sequence GTGAAGCTATCGAAACTTGCTGACCATTTTGAGATTCTAGACAAAACTACTTCTAGAAACGCTCTTATAGAAGAGTTAGCCAAACTTTTTAAGGAAAGTAACGATCCAGAAGAGATTAGAAAGATTGTTTATCTTTCTGAGGGAATCTTATTGCCAGCATACGAAGGGGTAGAAATTGGCATAAGTGAGCAACTTATGGCGCGTGCAATTGCAGAAGCCACTGGTGAAAGCATCGAGCACATTCGAAAGCTTTATCAAAAACTTGGGGACTATGGCCTCGTCGCAGAGCATCTAATCAAATGGGATGGAAAAGGACTCACTATTGGGCAGGCGTATGAAGCTCTGCTTAATATTGCTCAAATCACTGGTAAAGGAAGCATAGAAGCCAAGGTTTCAGAACTTGCCTCCCTTATAAGACAGCTTAGTCCTAAAGAAGCAAGATATCTTATTCGAATCGCTATTGGAAAACTTCGACTAGGCATTGGCGACCCGACAATCATTGACGGTCTTTCTCTTGCTTATGGGGAAAATGAACAACTTCCGGCTCTCCTTGAGCGGGCCTATAACATTTCAGGAGACATGGGGCGTGTAGCATATATTCTCTACAAGGAAGGACCTGAAGAGCTAGAAAAATTAAAAGTGCAGGTGGGGAGTCCAATTCGAATGGAACTTGCAGAACGTGCACCCGATGTAGAAACAATCCTCAAAAGATTGGGAAAGTGCTCTTCAGAACCAAAATATGACGGCTTTAGAGCTCAAATCCACAAGAATGGAGATATCGTACAAATCTTTACGCGAAATCTTGAAAACGCCACCACAATGTTCCCCGACATTATCGAAGCAACACTCAAACACATCAACGCACGCCAAGCAATTTTTGAAGGCGAGGCGGTTTCTTTTGACCCAGAAACAGGCGAATTTCATCCATTCCAAATTACCGTCCGCCGAAAGCGTAAGCACTTAATCGAAGAAAAAGAAGAAGAACTACCACTCAAACTTATGGTTTTTGACTGTCTTTTTGTAGATGGCAAGGAAATGATAGACGAGCCCTACATCGAGCGGCGCAAAGCACTCCAAAAAATTGTTTCATCTAACCAGACAATCCAGGTTACCGATGCACTTATTTCAGATAAGCCCGAAGAGATTACTGCCTTTTTTAATTTAATGGTATCTTCAGGCTTAGAAGGCATTATTGCAAAAAGTCTTGAAAGCCCATACCGTGCTGGACGACGCACCTTCGATTGGCTAAAGCTCAAACGAAGTTATCAAGGAAAGCTCGCAGATACAGTCGATTGCGTTATAGTTGGCTATTTTGCAGGCAGAGGCAAGCGGGCAAAATGGGGCATAGGTTCACTACTTTGTGCTGTTTACGATGAAAAAAAGGACAAATTTCAAACTATCAGTCGCGTTGCAAGCGGATTAACGGACGAGGATTGGGTAAAAATGAAGCAAATACTCGATGAAATCATAGTTAACGAAAAGCCCGCGCGAGTAGAAAGCCTCATCGAACCGGACGTATGGGTTGAACCTCGATATGTGACAGAAGTCCTCGCCGACGAAATTACACGTAGCCCGATCCACACCGCCGGCCGCGACGACAGCGACACTGGTTTTGCACTCAGATTCCCTCGTATTATTAAGGCAATTCGAACTGACCGCCGGCCAGAAGATGCTACTACTGTGAGCGAAGTTAAAAATCTCTATGAAACCCAGCGGCAAGTAGCTATGAAATAA
- a CDS encoding ThuA domain-containing protein — protein sequence MSKLIRVTVWNEFRHEKNTDHPASKLYPKGMHEAIAEHLRTQPDFKVRTATLDEPAQGLPDSVLDDTDVLIWWGHMAHGEVSDELVDKLQQKIVIGGMGLIVLHSGHFSKIFKRLMGTTCNLIWREADEKERLWVIDSSHPIAEGLGEYFELPQEEMYGERFDIPQPDELVFISWFKGGEVFRSGCCWHRGRGKVFYFRPGHESYPTYRDANVLKVIENAVRWAAPVNTVVHTFGNRQPLEKL from the coding sequence ATGAGCAAATTAATAAGGGTTACGGTCTGGAATGAGTTCAGACATGAAAAAAACACCGACCATCCGGCTAGCAAACTTTACCCCAAGGGAATGCATGAGGCGATTGCCGAGCACCTCCGAACACAGCCTGACTTTAAGGTGAGAACAGCAACCCTTGATGAACCGGCACAGGGTCTTCCTGATAGCGTTCTTGATGATACAGATGTCCTAATTTGGTGGGGGCATATGGCGCATGGTGAAGTTTCTGACGAGTTGGTAGACAAACTTCAACAAAAAATTGTAATTGGTGGAATGGGCTTAATCGTTTTGCATTCAGGGCATTTCTCGAAAATATTCAAAAGGTTAATGGGAACAACCTGTAATCTAATTTGGCGGGAGGCAGACGAAAAGGAGCGCCTGTGGGTTATAGATTCGAGTCATCCAATTGCTGAGGGACTTGGCGAGTATTTCGAGCTTCCGCAAGAAGAAATGTATGGCGAGCGATTTGACATTCCCCAGCCAGATGAGCTGGTATTCATAAGTTGGTTCAAGGGTGGCGAAGTTTTCCGAAGCGGGTGTTGCTGGCATCGAGGTAGGGGCAAAGTGTTTTATTTCCGACCTGGCCACGAAAGCTATCCAACATATAGGGATGCCAATGTGCTTAAAGTAATCGAAAATGCTGTGCGCTGGGCCGCTCCAGTCAATACAGTCGTCCATACATTTGGTAATCGCCAGCCTTTGGAGAAGCTATAA
- a CDS encoding glycoside hydrolase family 127 protein, whose product MGSSVSAWHDAGVVDTAKSPYAKLHPVPIRAVKMKDGFWKKRMDANRESGIPELYRLLEQHGVLDNLRRISGKKNVERRGAVWTDSDLAKWMEAVAFVLQSEDDANLKKLLDAAIDELISIQCPDGYINSYFAGELADQRFRNLSREHELYCAGHIFQASIAHYRATGERKFLDAALKYADYLTKVFGPGKIEQADGHPEIEMALVELYRTTGEKKYLDLAGFFLSSQKYSERKTIEGHAVRACYLASGAADYFAETGDKEIMDALEHVWNDMVSCKMYITGGVGARSAGEAFGAPYELPNEQAYAETCAAIASIYWNWRMLAIKGEARFADVIERTLYNGFLSDVSLDGKHYFYTNPLACYKEYQRVPWFDCTCCPTNVVRMIASLPGYFYSTSEEGVWVHFYDNSVLNCRLENGVKLILEQETNYPWMRDVNIRVTPEIETKFTLFLRIPGWCCFASVSINDEAERGAVPGEYLQIEREWKPGDRIHLKLPTDTTLQEADPRVREDLGCVAVQRGPVIYCIESVDNPEVPIRDVELMINEPISVEIMPNMLGGIAVVKAKGVYPIPGQERGPLYRAKDSIRLEVKEADLTLIPYYAWANRGPSHMEVWIPVLE is encoded by the coding sequence ATGGGCTCATCAGTTTCAGCCTGGCATGACGCAGGCGTCGTAGATACAGCGAAAAGTCCTTACGCAAAACTACATCCCGTCCCGATTCGGGCTGTGAAAATGAAAGATGGGTTTTGGAAGAAGAGGATGGATGCAAACCGAGAAAGCGGCATCCCTGAACTTTACCGCCTTTTAGAACAACATGGAGTCCTTGATAACCTTCGGCGCATTTCGGGCAAAAAGAATGTTGAACGGCGAGGTGCGGTCTGGACAGATTCTGATCTTGCAAAATGGATGGAGGCGGTTGCTTTTGTCCTGCAATCAGAGGATGACGCAAATCTTAAAAAGCTGCTAGACGCCGCTATTGACGAGCTTATAAGTATTCAGTGTCCTGATGGCTATATTAATAGCTATTTTGCAGGCGAGCTTGCTGACCAGCGTTTTAGAAATCTTTCACGAGAACACGAGCTCTACTGCGCAGGGCACATATTCCAAGCTTCAATTGCACACTATCGTGCAACTGGCGAGCGTAAATTTTTGGATGCAGCGTTAAAATATGCTGATTACTTAACCAAAGTTTTTGGACCTGGGAAAATTGAGCAAGCTGACGGGCATCCCGAGATTGAGATGGCGCTAGTTGAACTTTACCGCACAACTGGTGAAAAGAAATACCTCGATCTGGCTGGGTTTTTCCTTTCGAGCCAGAAATACTCAGAAAGAAAAACAATTGAAGGGCATGCGGTGCGAGCTTGTTATCTTGCATCTGGTGCGGCTGATTATTTTGCAGAAACTGGTGACAAAGAAATAATGGATGCCCTTGAGCATGTGTGGAATGATATGGTTAGTTGCAAGATGTATATAACGGGCGGCGTTGGGGCTAGAAGCGCGGGTGAGGCATTTGGAGCGCCGTATGAGCTTCCAAACGAGCAAGCGTACGCAGAGACTTGTGCAGCAATTGCCAGTATATACTGGAATTGGAGGATGTTAGCTATAAAAGGTGAGGCACGCTTTGCTGATGTAATTGAGCGCACTTTATATAATGGGTTTCTCTCTGACGTGTCGCTTGATGGAAAACATTATTTCTATACCAATCCCTTAGCGTGCTACAAAGAGTACCAACGCGTTCCTTGGTTTGATTGCACCTGTTGTCCTACGAATGTGGTGCGCATGATTGCCTCGCTACCGGGATACTTCTACAGCACAAGTGAAGAAGGAGTTTGGGTGCACTTTTATGATAATTCCGTCCTCAACTGTCGTTTAGAAAATGGTGTCAAGTTAATACTAGAACAAGAGACTAATTATCCATGGATGAGAGATGTAAATATCAGAGTAACGCCTGAAATAGAGACAAAGTTTACACTTTTTCTTCGGATACCAGGATGGTGTTGCTTTGCTTCGGTTTCGATAAATGACGAGGCTGAGCGAGGAGCGGTTCCTGGAGAGTACTTGCAGATAGAACGAGAATGGAAGCCAGGGGATCGCATCCACCTCAAACTGCCAACAGACACCACACTTCAAGAAGCAGACCCTCGTGTACGTGAAGATCTTGGATGCGTGGCGGTCCAACGTGGCCCGGTTATTTATTGCATTGAGAGCGTAGATAATCCAGAAGTTCCGATTCGCGATGTCGAGCTAATGATTAATGAGCCTATTTCGGTTGAGATTATGCCTAATATGCTTGGCGGTATAGCTGTTGTTAAGGCGAAAGGTGTTTATCCAATCCCAGGCCAAGAACGCGGTCCACTTTATCGCGCCAAAGATAGTATCAGGTTGGAGGTCAAAGAAGCAGACTTAACATTAATCCCCTACTATGCTTGGGCAAACCGAGGGCCATCTCATATGGAAGTATGGATACCTGTGCTTGAGTAG
- a CDS encoding carbohydrate ABC transporter permease: MKVPGANRNTSELAKHKRARRRKEFVRKTILHTVLLIGSGVFMLPFIWLVTTSLKEEDQIFKYPPVWIPTRQIKIEIEGRKYPVSEWMGQRVAELGETDDGRIKVRLLTNGSSKEKIAFVERGELKKVRAFGLKWENYTDALNFLPEETKKGLLYLWNTVYVTILSIIGTLLSSSLVAFSFARLRWPGRDVLFVVLLATMMLPGAVTMVPVFLVFRALNWVDTLKPLWTPAFFGSAFSVFLLRQFFMTIPMDLEDAAKIDGCSYFGIYRQIMLPLIKPALAALTIMTFMSSWNNFMGPLIYINSPEKMTLSYGLQLFQGAHGAEYALLMAASTLVMLPVLFVFFFTQRYFIQGITLTGLKG, translated from the coding sequence ATGAAAGTGCCAGGCGCCAACCGTAACACTTCAGAATTAGCGAAGCATAAACGAGCAAGAAGGCGCAAAGAGTTTGTGCGTAAAACAATTTTGCATACGGTATTACTTATTGGCTCTGGGGTTTTCATGCTGCCCTTTATTTGGCTTGTTACGACGTCACTAAAGGAGGAGGACCAGATTTTTAAATATCCGCCGGTATGGATTCCAACTCGACAAATCAAAATCGAAATAGAGGGTCGCAAATATCCTGTTTCCGAGTGGATGGGTCAGAGGGTTGCGGAGCTTGGTGAAACAGATGACGGACGCATTAAAGTGCGATTACTTACTAATGGTTCTAGCAAAGAAAAAATTGCGTTTGTAGAACGCGGCGAACTTAAAAAAGTTCGCGCATTTGGCTTGAAGTGGGAAAACTATACCGATGCATTGAACTTCCTTCCGGAGGAAACAAAGAAAGGCCTTTTGTACCTATGGAATACTGTATACGTAACCATTCTCAGCATCATTGGCACTCTCCTATCAAGCTCACTAGTTGCTTTTTCATTTGCGAGATTGCGATGGCCTGGAAGGGATGTGCTTTTCGTTGTCTTGTTGGCAACAATGATGCTTCCCGGCGCAGTGACAATGGTGCCTGTATTTCTCGTGTTTCGGGCACTGAATTGGGTGGATACACTCAAGCCCTTATGGACGCCGGCATTCTTCGGAAGCGCTTTTAGTGTTTTCCTGCTCAGGCAATTTTTCATGACAATTCCAATGGATTTAGAAGACGCAGCGAAAATTGATGGCTGTAGCTACTTTGGAATATATCGGCAGATTATGCTGCCACTTATCAAACCGGCTCTTGCGGCACTAACTATTATGACCTTCATGAGTTCTTGGAATAACTTTATGGGTCCTTTGATTTATATAAATTCGCCGGAAAAGATGACGCTTTCTTATGGACTCCAGCTCTTTCAGGGGGCACATGGAGCTGAGTATGCCCTTCTAATGGCTGCTTCGACGCTCGTAATGCTTCCTGTTCTTTTTGTTTTCTTCTTTACCCAACGCTATTTCATTCAAGGAATTACTCTCACTGGTCTCAAAGGGTAA
- a CDS encoding extracellular solute-binding protein — protein sequence MRKFQFVILLLFAVLCISFAGCAPKEKGKIKLVVWGLQMSEESKGIEAAVAEFERRHPNIDVKVLSMGAGGMNPQKLMTAIVGKVPPDVIHQDRFTIGDWASRDTFMPLDGLIKRDLRRWERIKNKKGQIPPIRPEEFYKACWAEAVYKGKVYAIPFNTDDRALYYNRKLFREVGLDPDRPPKTWDELLVYAKKLTKYRKDGGFERIGFIPNFGNSWLYLYSWQNGGEFMSPDGRKCTMNNPRSVAALEYMVSVYDALKGVDAINSFSSGFKANELDPFLTGLVAMKIDGNWFTNNIARYAPDLDFAVAPAPVPRARYEGKPPFTGQPKFITWSGGFSLAIPRGAKHVEESWEFIKWMVSEEAQVIANEAQRKYNMSKGRPYVPWMTANSKVNEVIFTKFAPKQQKFRKATRVFLDLMAVSRYRPVTFVGQRLWDEHVRAFDYATHHKMSAQEAMDEGTKVVQKELDKVFNRSKYGLLNWTYPLSVVGIGVVILFFICFWKLRQYGPMGRLAKAETVAGYLFASPWIVGFLVFTIGPIIASIIFSFCDYDVLHPARWVGLLNYRELLIDDWGKYTSKALYNAGFLALFGLPLSLVTGLAIAMLLNTKVGGMTWYRTIYYLPSIVPVVANAILWIWVLNPEYGLINAAWRATLGQWFGLPAPLWLTHEKTAKPALILMGLWGAGGGMILWLAGLQGVPQHLYEAAEIDGANWWSKFWNVTFPMITPYLFFNLIMGTIGVLQTFETVYIMTGGGPVDSTLVPVLYLFNCAFTYFKMGYASALAWILFIIVLILTLVQLKLAPRWVHYEGERAK from the coding sequence ATGCGAAAGTTTCAGTTTGTCATTTTGCTCTTGTTTGCAGTTTTATGCATTTCATTTGCAGGTTGTGCTCCAAAAGAAAAAGGGAAAATCAAACTTGTCGTTTGGGGACTGCAAATGAGCGAGGAGTCAAAAGGTATAGAAGCGGCAGTAGCAGAATTTGAACGTCGCCATCCAAACATAGATGTTAAGGTCCTCTCGATGGGGGCAGGTGGCATGAATCCTCAAAAGCTAATGACCGCGATTGTTGGAAAGGTTCCGCCAGACGTGATCCACCAGGACCGCTTTACCATTGGTGATTGGGCTTCGCGGGATACTTTTATGCCTTTGGATGGGCTAATTAAAAGAGACCTGCGTCGTTGGGAGAGAATTAAAAACAAAAAAGGTCAAATACCCCCAATTCGCCCGGAAGAGTTCTACAAAGCATGCTGGGCGGAAGCAGTTTATAAGGGAAAAGTTTATGCCATTCCGTTTAATACTGATGACCGAGCGCTTTACTATAACCGCAAACTTTTTCGAGAGGTAGGGTTAGATCCCGACAGGCCCCCAAAAACATGGGATGAGCTATTGGTTTACGCTAAAAAGTTAACTAAGTATCGAAAGGACGGGGGTTTTGAACGTATAGGCTTTATACCAAACTTTGGTAACTCGTGGCTTTATTTGTATAGCTGGCAAAATGGGGGCGAGTTCATGAGCCCTGATGGTAGGAAGTGCACGATGAATAATCCTCGTTCCGTCGCTGCCTTAGAATATATGGTCTCGGTTTACGACGCATTAAAAGGCGTGGACGCAATCAATTCCTTCTCATCGGGGTTCAAAGCTAATGAACTTGACCCGTTCCTTACAGGTCTAGTTGCTATGAAAATAGATGGTAATTGGTTTACCAATAACATAGCGAGATATGCCCCAGATTTAGACTTCGCTGTTGCACCAGCGCCGGTGCCTAGAGCTCGTTATGAAGGGAAGCCGCCTTTTACTGGACAGCCGAAATTTATTACCTGGAGCGGTGGATTTTCACTAGCCATACCTAGAGGTGCAAAGCATGTCGAAGAATCCTGGGAGTTTATCAAATGGATGGTTTCTGAAGAGGCACAAGTAATTGCGAATGAGGCGCAGAGAAAGTACAACATGAGCAAGGGACGACCATATGTACCTTGGATGACCGCGAACTCAAAAGTAAATGAAGTTATCTTTACAAAATTCGCCCCAAAACAACAGAAATTCCGAAAAGCCACTCGTGTTTTTCTTGACTTAATGGCTGTTTCAAGATACCGGCCAGTAACTTTTGTAGGTCAGCGTCTTTGGGATGAACATGTGCGCGCATTCGACTATGCAACTCATCACAAGATGTCGGCTCAAGAAGCAATGGACGAGGGAACAAAGGTAGTCCAAAAGGAGCTAGACAAAGTCTTCAATCGCTCGAAATATGGCCTTCTGAACTGGACATATCCCTTAAGTGTTGTAGGCATAGGTGTTGTAATTTTGTTCTTTATTTGTTTTTGGAAACTTAGGCAATATGGACCGATGGGCAGGCTTGCGAAAGCTGAAACCGTTGCAGGATATTTATTTGCATCTCCGTGGATTGTTGGTTTCCTTGTCTTTACTATCGGTCCAATCATCGCATCAATAATTTTTAGTTTTTGCGATTATGACGTGCTTCACCCGGCAAGATGGGTTGGGCTGCTCAATTATCGAGAATTACTAATTGATGACTGGGGCAAGTATACTTCGAAGGCGCTTTACAACGCTGGGTTTTTAGCGCTTTTTGGTTTGCCGCTAAGCTTGGTTACTGGACTTGCAATTGCAATGCTTTTAAATACTAAAGTTGGCGGAATGACTTGGTATCGTACAATTTATTATCTTCCGTCAATAGTCCCAGTCGTAGCTAATGCAATTCTTTGGATTTGGGTGCTAAACCCCGAATACGGGCTAATTAATGCTGCATGGAGAGCTACTCTTGGCCAGTGGTTTGGTCTGCCTGCTCCACTGTGGCTTACACATGAAAAGACTGCCAAACCTGCACTGATTCTCATGGGATTATGGGGTGCAGGGGGTGGCATGATTCTCTGGTTAGCTGGTCTTCAGGGTGTTCCACAGCATCTATATGAAGCCGCTGAAATTGATGGTGCAAATTGGTGGAGCAAATTTTGGAACGTAACCTTCCCAATGATAACGCCCTATTTGTTCTTTAATCTCATAATGGGCACAATTGGAGTACTTCAGACATTTGAAACTGTGTACATAATGACAGGAGGCGGTCCTGTTGATTCCACCCTTGTCCCCGTGCTCTATCTCTTTAATTGTGCTTTCACCTACTTTAAGATGGGATATGCATCTGCGCTTGCTTGGATTCTCTTTATAATTGTGCTAATCCTTACACTAGTCCAGCTCAAGCTAGCACCACGATGGGTGCATTATGAAGGGGAAAGAGCAAAATGA
- a CDS encoding DUF5658 family protein, with product MCIWLLLNVLDIITTYQALSKGNVRELNPLMSLLIGTPLLLITAKMFLAYAALKIVEKIELRNSLFAVISLLVLDIYVALVCTHNAMVWLSN from the coding sequence ATGTGTATATGGCTCCTCCTCAATGTCCTTGACATAATTACTACCTACCAAGCTCTTTCAAAGGGGAATGTGAGGGAGCTTAACCCACTGATGAGCCTCTTAATCGGCACTCCCCTTTTGCTTATTACCGCAAAAATGTTTTTGGCATATGCAGCGTTGAAAATTGTAGAAAAGATTGAGTTAAGAAATAGCCTTTTTGCTGTAATATCGCTTCTAGTGCTAGATATATATGTTGCCCTCGTATGTACACATAATGCAATGGTATGGCTAAGTAACTAA
- a CDS encoding M48 family metalloprotease — protein MKRIAHKLIIQPPLWVVMLVFAFLAVAGSIALCDEELAKREIRMGREAAAEVEKEHKLITDPQIIERVNSIGQAIAKIANSVRVDASYGSSEICQFEYKFKVIEDDDINAFSLPGGFVYVNSGLLNYVQSDHELAAVLAHEIAHASHHHMTYLLKEQSRLDGRIALVLLAGMLTKMNATDLGNVLIGAQLVKIARMSGYGQKAEQDADRTAVDYLVKSNYNPVGMVTFLERLARDYTNLPQPELGILRTHPPSRVRVKNTIARIEALGLPIKRRDVTKAVKAETEITSINGQQIARIKLGERVLFEPAPTAEGLSSEERAQAIAERVNQLLDSEPQLREIKVDFDKKAVVARGNTLIVVTEEDVALQKKSAEELATQAANTIKQVIWQELVQSFY, from the coding sequence ATGAAGCGCATAGCACACAAGTTAATAATACAGCCTCCCTTATGGGTCGTTATGCTTGTTTTCGCGTTCCTAGCAGTGGCTGGCTCCATTGCTTTATGCGATGAAGAACTTGCAAAACGCGAAATTAGGATGGGCCGTGAAGCCGCGGCTGAGGTAGAAAAAGAACATAAGCTCATAACAGACCCACAAATAATAGAGCGCGTTAATAGCATAGGCCAAGCAATAGCTAAAATTGCAAATTCCGTGCGAGTTGACGCCAGTTACGGTAGTTCTGAAATATGCCAGTTTGAATACAAATTTAAGGTAATCGAGGATGATGACATCAATGCATTCTCATTGCCCGGAGGTTTTGTCTATGTAAATTCTGGCCTGCTTAATTATGTGCAATCCGACCATGAACTGGCAGCCGTTTTGGCCCATGAGATTGCGCATGCCTCACATCATCACATGACATATCTGCTCAAGGAGCAAAGCCGATTAGACGGGCGCATAGCCCTGGTGCTCCTTGCAGGTATGCTGACAAAAATGAACGCAACCGATCTCGGCAACGTTCTAATTGGTGCTCAATTGGTAAAAATTGCGCGTATGAGCGGGTACGGCCAAAAAGCAGAACAAGACGCTGACAGAACTGCCGTTGACTATTTAGTAAAAAGCAACTATAACCCAGTGGGCATGGTTACCTTTCTAGAACGTCTCGCACGCGATTACACTAATTTGCCGCAGCCAGAATTAGGAATACTTCGGACGCACCCGCCGTCAAGAGTGCGCGTTAAGAATACAATAGCTCGCATAGAGGCGCTTGGCTTGCCAATTAAAAGAAGGGATGTAACCAAAGCAGTAAAAGCCGAAACAGAAATAACTTCGATTAATGGGCAGCAAATAGCGCGAATAAAACTTGGTGAACGAGTTCTTTTTGAACCAGCACCAACAGCAGAAGGATTAAGCTCGGAGGAGCGTGCGCAGGCAATAGCTGAAAGAGTCAATCAATTGCTTGACTCAGAACCTCAGCTACGTGAAATAAAGGTTGACTTTGACAAAAAAGCTGTAGTGGCACGCGGAAACACGTTAATAGTTGTTACTGAAGAAGACGTAGCGCTCCAGAAAAAGTCCGCTGAGGAACTTGCAACGCAAGCAGCAAATACAATAAAGCAAGTCATTTGGCAAGAACTAGTCCAAAGTTTCTATTAA